A genomic window from Verrucomicrobiia bacterium includes:
- the purN gene encoding phosphoribosylglycinamide formyltransferase: MASRLSVWVSGSGSNLERIVEASRNGEIPASVVLVVSDRPGILALERAAKHSIPSAVISKKDYESEGAYALALMELLKKHRVDLICLAGYLRKVPNEVVRAYSGRILNLHPALLPNYGGKGFFGRTVHEAVLAAKEKETGATVHYVDEQYDHGSIILQKKIPVLPTDTPETLAERVHQLEYEIYPEAIKLVLQKLARR, encoded by the coding sequence TTGGCGAGTAGGCTTTCCGTCTGGGTCTCCGGTTCGGGCTCCAATCTGGAACGGATTGTAGAGGCCAGCCGCAACGGGGAAATTCCCGCTTCCGTTGTTTTGGTCGTCTCCGACCGGCCCGGAATCTTGGCTTTGGAACGGGCTGCAAAGCATTCCATTCCATCCGCGGTCATATCCAAAAAGGATTACGAAAGTGAGGGGGCCTATGCCTTGGCGCTTATGGAACTGCTCAAAAAACATCGCGTTGATTTAATCTGCCTGGCGGGATATCTGAGAAAGGTGCCAAATGAAGTGGTGCGCGCCTATAGCGGCAGAATCTTGAATCTCCATCCCGCCCTTTTGCCCAACTACGGCGGCAAAGGATTTTTCGGCCGCACCGTGCACGAGGCGGTTTTGGCTGCCAAGGAAAAAGAGACCGGGGCGACCGTTCATTACGTGGATGAACAATACGATCATGGTTCCATAATCCTTCAAAAAAAGATTCCCGTTTTGCCAACCGATACTCCCGAAACACTGGCCGAACGGGTCCATCAACTTGAATACGAAATCTATCCTGAAGCCATCAAGCTGGTTCTGCAAAAGCTGGCTCGCCGGTAG
- a CDS encoding BamA/TamA family outer membrane protein translates to MNTKSILKPSSWFCKSWLAGSLIFGAFFCTRAWADSLETAVPKIRSVVIERQDIFPAEEESLWLFRLANRFHLRTKEPVVRRELLLKAGENYDSVLAEESERNLRALGIFGSVLVTPHIISDSLVDLLVETSDQWTTSGNFAFGGGGGAYEFSLGFEEENLLGWGQRFELLYEESDLRVGRCVSFYDRKLLSRPVSLYWIAESRSDGDYYLIEAARPLYSSRDKWGARLQGLTYTDRLRFFDHGEERFYFQQKVREASFSVLRSWGREFKTNASLGYTITQNRFSGPFYFFSADTVHTPGRYGFVPPEERVHAFTAALNWYVNRFSEERYLDNFGVVEDVRNGESVSFEYVFGAKFLGSSLSRHELAFSTGTTRKAGRHLFQVVAGNRTSFLSQNWEGSFWQGNLRYYWRWTERQTTAFRFDLSTINGLSRYGQFLLGGEKGLRGYEARTLAGSRMVLGTAEHRFFGPNLFSLFGLGGVVFVDFGEAWKADERFQSNELKGNWGAGLRLGLLRSSQFRVLRFDWARPFGSGGWIFTFGTGMSFELE, encoded by the coding sequence TTGAATACGAAATCTATCCTGAAGCCATCAAGCTGGTTCTGCAAAAGCTGGCTCGCCGGTAGCCTGATTTTCGGGGCCTTTTTTTGCACTAGGGCCTGGGCCGATTCACTGGAAACGGCCGTTCCCAAAATCCGCTCCGTAGTAATCGAGCGGCAGGATATCTTTCCCGCGGAAGAGGAAAGCCTCTGGCTGTTTCGGCTGGCCAACCGGTTTCACCTGCGAACAAAAGAGCCGGTCGTCCGGCGCGAGCTTTTGCTGAAAGCGGGCGAAAACTACGATTCCGTCTTGGCGGAGGAGAGCGAGCGGAATTTGCGAGCGTTGGGGATTTTCGGATCGGTTTTGGTGACCCCGCATATCATTTCCGATTCGCTGGTTGACCTGTTGGTCGAAACAAGCGACCAGTGGACGACCAGCGGCAATTTTGCCTTCGGGGGCGGGGGAGGGGCCTACGAATTCTCGCTCGGGTTTGAAGAGGAGAATCTACTGGGTTGGGGGCAGCGGTTCGAGCTGCTTTATGAAGAGAGCGACTTGCGGGTGGGGAGGTGTGTCTCTTTCTATGACCGCAAGCTTCTTTCCAGGCCGGTCTCCCTTTATTGGATTGCCGAAAGCCGATCGGACGGGGATTATTATCTTATTGAGGCCGCCCGGCCGCTTTATTCTTCGAGGGACAAGTGGGGTGCCCGCCTGCAGGGTTTAACCTATACCGACCGGCTGCGCTTTTTTGACCACGGTGAGGAGCGGTTCTATTTTCAGCAGAAAGTAAGAGAAGCCTCGTTTTCCGTTCTGCGGTCATGGGGCAGGGAATTCAAAACGAACGCCTCGCTCGGCTATACAATAACTCAAAATCGGTTTTCCGGGCCGTTTTATTTCTTTTCGGCCGACACTGTTCATACGCCGGGTCGATACGGGTTTGTTCCGCCGGAGGAGCGGGTGCACGCGTTCACCGCCGCCCTTAATTGGTATGTGAATCGTTTTTCGGAAGAGCGGTATTTGGACAACTTTGGGGTGGTTGAGGATGTCCGGAACGGCGAGTCGGTTTCGTTTGAATATGTCTTTGGGGCAAAGTTTTTGGGTTCCTCCCTCTCCCGCCACGAACTGGCTTTTTCAACCGGCACAACCCGCAAAGCGGGCAGGCATCTTTTCCAAGTTGTTGCCGGAAACCGGACCTCTTTTTTGTCCCAAAATTGGGAAGGAAGTTTTTGGCAGGGGAACCTCCGTTATTATTGGCGCTGGACCGAACGCCAAACGACGGCGTTCCGGTTTGACCTGTCAACCATCAACGGCCTTTCCCGTTACGGTCAATTCCTTTTAGGAGGGGAAAAGGGGCTGCGGGGATACGAGGCGCGAACGCTTGCCGGCAGCCGGATGGTTTTGGGGACGGCGGAGCATCGGTTTTTTGGCCCCAATCTTTTTTCCCTTTTCGGTTTGGGGGGGGTCGTTTTTGTTGATTTTGGCGAGGCCTGGAAAGCGGATGAGAGGTTCCAGTCGAACGAACTCAAAGGAAATTGGGGCGCCGGACTGCGGCTGGGACTTTTGCGTTCCTCACAGTTTCGGGTGTTGCGCTTTGACTGGGCGCGCCCTTTCGGTTCGGGCGGCTGGATTTTCACCTTCGGAACGGGGATGAGTTTCGAACTTGAATAA
- a CDS encoding glycosyltransferase family 39 protein, translating to MNKCIWILIGGIFIGRLVMALVLPLTPQEAYYWNYSRHLALSYFDHPPLTAWTIFIFTLSFGHTELAVRLPALLYSAGAFLVLYALVCKLAGPRPKEFLPLLLSPFFVIGGSQMLPDSPLLFFFALALYFSYRAAVEGDEKAWYGFGAAAGLALLSKYSAVLIFAGLGIYTLLTRSRLFLRLRSFWISLLLCGLIFGPVIVWNVQNDWVSFLFQSARRAQELSEFSLYNFGRYLVTQILIVSPALWLVGWRALWVGIREGWGGANQQALFLAAFALPFLGGFTLLSFFYWVKLNWLWPGYLGATTLALLLASQGKMSFWFKTSLASSFAFLGPSVFLLFYQPLAVNWPGNSLAGWRELAEKVERMRKKQRGDWLAAGYEYKTASELAFYLPGRPETYSNPLIGRPGLQYDFWFDKKKVLGKNLLFVVDRRDRLNDAPAVLSRFFKRVDDPDSLVVKSGRGYVTTFYIYPCYDYKGG from the coding sequence TTGAATAAATGCATTTGGATTCTGATTGGCGGAATCTTTATCGGCCGATTGGTTATGGCACTTGTTTTGCCCCTTACCCCGCAGGAGGCCTACTATTGGAATTACTCCCGCCACCTTGCCTTGAGCTACTTTGACCATCCTCCTTTGACGGCTTGGACAATTTTTATTTTCACGTTGTCGTTCGGCCATACCGAACTGGCCGTCCGGCTGCCGGCGCTTTTGTATTCCGCCGGGGCTTTTCTTGTTCTTTATGCGTTGGTTTGTAAATTGGCGGGGCCCCGACCCAAGGAATTTCTGCCGCTGCTTTTGTCCCCTTTTTTCGTCATCGGCGGGTCGCAGATGCTGCCCGATTCTCCTTTGCTTTTCTTTTTTGCATTGGCCCTTTACTTCAGTTATCGGGCGGCGGTGGAGGGAGACGAAAAGGCTTGGTACGGCTTTGGTGCGGCGGCCGGATTGGCTTTGCTTTCCAAATACAGCGCTGTTTTAATTTTTGCCGGTCTTGGGATATATACGCTGTTAACCAGGAGCCGGCTTTTTTTGCGTTTGCGAAGTTTTTGGATTTCCCTCCTTCTGTGCGGACTAATCTTTGGACCAGTCATCGTCTGGAACGTCCAAAACGATTGGGTCTCCTTCCTTTTCCAATCCGCCCGCCGGGCACAGGAATTATCCGAATTCAGCTTGTACAATTTTGGACGCTATCTGGTCACGCAAATTTTAATCGTTTCACCGGCCCTTTGGCTGGTGGGCTGGCGGGCTTTGTGGGTCGGTATTCGTGAAGGATGGGGAGGCGCCAATCAGCAGGCCTTGTTTCTGGCCGCTTTTGCGCTTCCTTTTTTGGGGGGATTTACACTTCTTTCCTTTTTTTACTGGGTGAAACTGAACTGGCTCTGGCCGGGGTATTTAGGCGCGACCACTTTGGCCCTTCTTCTCGCTTCGCAGGGGAAAATGAGCTTTTGGTTTAAAACCAGTTTGGCTAGTTCGTTTGCCTTTCTTGGGCCATCTGTGTTCCTGCTTTTTTATCAGCCCCTGGCTGTAAACTGGCCGGGAAACAGCTTGGCCGGCTGGAGGGAACTGGCGGAAAAAGTGGAGAGAATGAGAAAGAAGCAGAGAGGGGATTGGCTCGCAGCCGGGTATGAATACAAAACCGCCTCGGAATTGGCTTTTTATCTTCCAGGCCGACCGGAAACCTATTCCAATCCGCTCATCGGCCGGCCCGGGCTGCAGTACGATTTCTGGTTCGACAAGAAGAAAGTCTTGGGAAAAAACCTTCTGTTCGTGGTTGACCGGCGGGACCGATTGAACGATGCGCCAGCCGTTCTCTCCCGCTTTTTCAAACGTGTTGACGACCCCGATTCATTGGTTGTAAAGAGCGGACGGGGATACGTCACCACCTTCTATATATATCCCTGTTACGATTATAAGGGGGGATAA
- a CDS encoding phosphoribosylaminoimidazolesuccinocarboxamide synthase yields MTDITDTAAALLKTDLPGLPLFRRGKVRDIYDLGDYLLLVATDRLSAFDVVMPEGIPDKGKILTALSVFWFEFLADVVPNHLVACRVEDFPKDLQKHRDQLEGRSLLVKKARRIDLECVVRGYIAGSLWKEYKAARGENGKPVQLYDYHFPGDLLESQKLPEPIFTPATKEDTGHDQNISVTEAGNRFGMETVDQLRRLSLAIFHKAAGYAASKGIILVDTKFEFGYIDGRLSLIDEVLSPDSSRFWLASQYQPGRPQDGFDKQFVRNYLESINWDKKPPAPHLPEDVVLKTREKYIEAYRLLTGRDF; encoded by the coding sequence ATGACAGACATAACGGATACGGCCGCAGCTTTGTTGAAAACAGACTTGCCTGGACTTCCGCTTTTCCGGCGCGGAAAAGTGCGGGACATCTACGATTTGGGGGACTACCTGCTTTTGGTCGCCACCGACCGGCTTTCCGCCTTCGATGTGGTGATGCCGGAAGGGATTCCGGACAAGGGGAAGATTTTGACCGCCCTGTCGGTTTTCTGGTTTGAGTTTCTTGCTGACGTTGTCCCCAATCATCTGGTGGCCTGCCGGGTTGAGGACTTCCCAAAGGATTTGCAAAAACATCGCGACCAGCTGGAGGGACGCTCCCTTTTGGTCAAAAAAGCCCGGCGCATCGATTTGGAATGCGTGGTACGGGGCTACATCGCCGGGTCGCTTTGGAAGGAATACAAAGCTGCACGGGGGGAAAACGGCAAGCCGGTGCAGTTGTACGACTACCATTTTCCCGGCGATTTGCTCGAATCACAAAAGCTGCCGGAGCCGATTTTCACTCCGGCCACCAAGGAAGACACCGGTCACGACCAGAATATTTCGGTTACGGAAGCCGGAAATCGATTCGGTATGGAGACCGTTGACCAGTTGAGGCGTCTTTCGCTTGCCATTTTCCACAAAGCGGCCGGCTACGCGGCGTCCAAGGGAATCATTTTAGTGGACACCAAGTTTGAGTTTGGCTACATTGATGGAAGGCTTTCGTTGATAGACGAGGTGCTCTCCCCCGATTCCTCCCGTTTTTGGCTCGCTTCGCAGTATCAGCCGGGCCGCCCGCAGGACGGATTTGACAAACAATTTGTCCGCAACTACCTCGAATCGATAAATTGGGACAAAAAGCCGCCCGCCCCGCACCTGCCCGAAGATGTAGTCTTGAAAACCCGTGAAAAATATATCGAGGCCTATCGTCTTTTGACCGGCCGGGATTTTTGA
- the purH gene encoding bifunctional phosphoribosylaminoimidazolecarboxamide formyltransferase/IMP cyclohydrolase, translating into MATEEVLIEEERVTDRIAVKRALVSVYDKSKLELLAEILKRHSIAVLSTGKTLEVLAKLGVWVESVAAYTGSEEILDGRVKTLHPKLFAGILSRRTKEEHQTTMKKQGWENIDLVVVNLYPFEATIQKAGVTEEEAVENIDIGGPSLLRAAAKNFESIAAITSPDEYELLGKELQKNNGSSTLEFRKSCARKVFALTARYDELISRYLSETEMGVSEGLPENIRMELLKKQELRYGENPHQKGAWYSAGEGWGADSFEILGGKELSYNNLRDLNAAYKLCLEFDEPFAAIFKHTNPCGAAVGKTLAEAYRDAYECDPLSAYGGIVGLNQKVDLTTARALNDSVFLECILAPAFAADALELLNEKKNRRIVACRNWKSHGGSGFRLFHLEGGFLAESVDTAVSEKQDLQVVSKRKPGEEEIESLLFAERVAKHTHSNAIVLVQGEKTVGIAGGITSRVDAVWLALHKAGGRAKGSVLASDAFFPMPDGVEKAASGGVIAVLAPSGSKKDADVIAAADRAGVSLVFSGHRHFRH; encoded by the coding sequence ATGGCGACGGAAGAGGTTTTGATTGAGGAAGAGAGGGTGACCGACCGGATCGCGGTCAAACGGGCTCTGGTTTCGGTTTACGACAAATCAAAGCTGGAACTTTTGGCGGAGATTCTGAAACGCCATTCGATAGCCGTTTTATCGACCGGCAAGACGCTGGAGGTTCTGGCCAAACTGGGCGTTTGGGTCGAATCGGTGGCGGCCTACACCGGCTCGGAAGAAATTCTGGACGGCCGGGTGAAAACCCTCCATCCCAAACTCTTTGCCGGTATCCTTTCACGCCGTACGAAAGAAGAGCATCAAACTACAATGAAAAAACAGGGATGGGAAAATATTGACTTGGTGGTGGTAAATCTCTACCCCTTTGAGGCCACCATACAGAAGGCGGGCGTCACGGAAGAAGAGGCGGTCGAAAACATTGACATCGGCGGGCCTTCGCTTCTGCGTGCGGCGGCCAAAAACTTTGAATCGATTGCCGCGATCACGAGCCCGGATGAGTATGAACTCCTTGGGAAGGAATTGCAGAAAAACAACGGGTCTTCCACGCTCGAGTTCCGTAAAAGCTGCGCCCGCAAGGTGTTCGCCTTGACCGCGCGGTACGACGAGCTAATCAGCCGGTATCTTTCCGAAACGGAAATGGGCGTTTCGGAGGGTTTGCCGGAGAACATTCGCATGGAGCTTCTTAAAAAACAGGAACTGCGCTACGGTGAGAACCCCCATCAAAAAGGGGCTTGGTATTCTGCCGGCGAAGGATGGGGAGCGGACAGCTTCGAAATTTTAGGCGGCAAGGAACTTTCCTATAACAACCTTCGCGATTTGAACGCCGCTTACAAACTATGCTTGGAATTTGACGAGCCGTTTGCCGCCATTTTCAAGCATACCAACCCCTGCGGTGCGGCGGTCGGAAAAACGCTGGCGGAAGCGTATCGGGATGCCTACGAGTGTGACCCCCTTTCGGCTTATGGAGGCATTGTCGGATTAAACCAGAAAGTGGATTTGACTACGGCTCGAGCACTGAATGATTCGGTTTTTCTCGAATGCATCTTGGCACCCGCGTTTGCGGCGGATGCGCTGGAACTACTGAATGAAAAGAAAAACCGGCGCATCGTCGCCTGCCGGAATTGGAAAAGTCACGGGGGGAGCGGTTTTCGGCTTTTCCATCTGGAAGGCGGTTTTTTGGCGGAAAGCGTGGATACCGCCGTCTCGGAAAAGCAGGATCTGCAAGTGGTTTCGAAGCGAAAGCCGGGCGAGGAGGAAATAGAAAGTTTGCTTTTTGCCGAAAGAGTTGCCAAGCACACCCACTCGAACGCCATTGTATTAGTTCAAGGGGAAAAAACGGTCGGCATTGCCGGCGGAATCACATCGCGGGTGGATGCCGTCTGGCTGGCTCTGCACAAAGCGGGCGGCCGGGCCAAGGGCTCCGTTCTGGCTTCAGATGCCTTTTTCCCGATGCCGGACGGGGTGGAAAAGGCGGCGTCGGGCGGAGTGATTGCCGTTTTGGCTCCCTCCGGTTCAAAAAAGGATGCGGATGTGATTGCGGCTGCTGACCGGGCCGGCGTCAGTTTGGTTTTTTCCGGCCACAGGCATTTTCGGCATTAA
- a CDS encoding DUF494 family protein, whose amino-acid sequence MNDERLLEAVTFLVEKACPERQSGKDYQKELSYWSAQLGKMGFSDREVGMALSWILERFGPQGERRPTPSSIRIFSDAEISFFTADAFSALVRYYALGLLPADRLELLLEKVSWAGKAPVDRKNLEWLVSILIFSPAERMMGYPADPASTTPNAGGVH is encoded by the coding sequence ATGAATGACGAGCGGCTTTTGGAGGCGGTCACCTTTTTGGTGGAAAAAGCCTGCCCGGAGCGGCAATCAGGCAAGGACTACCAAAAGGAGCTTTCCTATTGGTCGGCCCAGTTGGGGAAAATGGGTTTCTCCGACCGTGAAGTGGGTATGGCCTTGAGCTGGATTCTGGAACGCTTTGGTCCGCAGGGGGAGAGAAGGCCCACTCCTTCCTCCATACGGATTTTTTCCGACGCGGAAATATCCTTTTTTACGGCGGATGCCTTTTCCGCCTTGGTGCGTTACTACGCCCTGGGTCTTTTGCCTGCTGACCGGCTTGAACTTCTTTTGGAAAAGGTGAGCTGGGCCGGGAAGGCGCCGGTGGACCGGAAGAATCTGGAATGGCTGGTTTCGATATTGATATTTTCCCCGGCGGAACGGATGATGGGATACCCGGCGGACCCGGCTTCCACTACCCCGAACGCAGGCGGGGTGCACTGA
- the coaBC gene encoding bifunctional phosphopantothenoylcysteine decarboxylase/phosphopantothenate--cysteine ligase CoaBC yields MLSGKKILVGVTGGIAAYKTPFLVRQLVEAKASVRVVMTEAAHHFVTPLVLETLSGNPVSSELFPQQFASTHHIELARWPDLIVVAPATADFIGRVANGLAPDLLCSILLATKTEVLLAPAMNTEIWRHFQVQENCAKLEKLGFQFVGPEEGKLATASEGEGMGRMSAPEQIFNKMDAIFADRELLKGKRIIVTGGRTEEAIDPVRYLSNRSSGKMGAALAKNAVYMGAKVTFVHGRMSIEPPGNTENVFAATAEEMQKELAGLYPKSDAVIMAAAVSDFRPEKVSKEKIKREGKMTLNLLPNPDILARLGKAKKKQKLVGFALETGNGLTNGKKKLEEKNLDILVFNRADLPDAGFDVDTNRVTLYFPSGKREEVPLASKDEVARVILRKLAGIL; encoded by the coding sequence ATGCTTTCCGGCAAAAAGATTCTGGTGGGGGTAACCGGCGGAATCGCCGCCTATAAGACTCCGTTTTTGGTACGGCAACTGGTTGAGGCAAAGGCCTCCGTACGGGTAGTGATGACCGAGGCGGCGCATCATTTCGTCACCCCCCTCGTTTTGGAAACGCTTTCCGGCAACCCGGTGTCGTCCGAGCTATTTCCGCAGCAATTTGCGTCCACCCACCATATTGAGCTGGCCCGCTGGCCGGATTTGATTGTGGTGGCTCCCGCCACGGCCGATTTCATCGGGCGGGTCGCGAACGGCTTGGCGCCGGATTTGTTGTGCAGCATCCTTTTGGCGACAAAAACCGAGGTTCTTTTGGCTCCGGCGATGAACACTGAAATCTGGCGCCATTTCCAAGTGCAGGAAAACTGCGCCAAGCTGGAAAAGCTCGGATTTCAATTTGTAGGGCCGGAGGAGGGGAAGTTGGCTACCGCCTCGGAAGGGGAGGGGATGGGGCGGATGAGCGCGCCGGAGCAAATTTTCAACAAAATGGATGCGATATTTGCCGACCGGGAGCTTTTGAAGGGGAAAAGAATCATCGTCACCGGCGGGCGGACGGAGGAAGCCATCGACCCGGTGCGGTATTTGTCAAACCGCTCCTCCGGCAAGATGGGGGCGGCTTTGGCCAAAAACGCCGTTTATATGGGGGCAAAAGTGACTTTTGTGCACGGCCGGATGTCCATCGAGCCGCCGGGGAATACGGAAAACGTTTTTGCCGCCACGGCGGAGGAAATGCAAAAGGAGCTGGCCGGGCTGTATCCGAAGAGCGACGCGGTGATAATGGCGGCGGCGGTCTCCGATTTCCGGCCGGAAAAGGTGAGCAAGGAAAAAATCAAACGGGAAGGGAAAATGACTTTGAATTTGCTCCCCAACCCGGACATTCTGGCCCGGCTGGGAAAGGCCAAAAAAAAGCAAAAACTGGTGGGTTTTGCCCTTGAAACTGGAAACGGGCTTACGAACGGGAAGAAAAAACTGGAAGAGAAGAATCTGGACATTTTGGTTTTCAACCGGGCGGATCTTCCGGACGCCGGGTTTGACGTGGATACCAACCGGGTGACTTTGTATTTTCCTTCCGGAAAAAGAGAAGAAGTGCCCTTGGCTTCCAAGGATGAAGTGGCGCGGGTGATTTTACGGAAGCTGGCGGGGATTTTGTGA
- a CDS encoding uracil-DNA glycosylase, translating into MNSKEKLKKYLAQRVELGVSEAVLPPKTVSTKTSTVASSPVVKQATLFGGPAAGLKENPVRPDPGRTLESFYHEIKDCVRCPLGHTRTKFVFGVGNPKADIMFVGEAPGRDEDLQGEPFVGRAGKLLDKILEATGFRREEVYIANVLKCRPPENRDPQPDEMETCSPYLLEQIRLINPKFIVCLGRIAAMQLLETKLALGKLRGAFHDFNGIKVMVTYHPAALLRFAEYKKDVWEDMKVLRKAYDGVVLK; encoded by the coding sequence GTGAACTCGAAAGAAAAGCTGAAAAAATATCTGGCCCAACGTGTGGAGTTGGGGGTGAGCGAAGCGGTGCTGCCGCCAAAAACAGTATCAACAAAGACGTCAACGGTGGCCTCGTCTCCAGTGGTAAAGCAGGCGACGCTTTTCGGCGGGCCGGCGGCCGGTTTGAAGGAGAATCCGGTGCGGCCGGATCCGGGGCGGACTTTGGAATCGTTTTACCACGAAATCAAGGACTGCGTCCGCTGCCCCTTGGGGCACACCCGCACCAAGTTTGTCTTCGGCGTGGGGAATCCCAAAGCGGATATCATGTTTGTCGGCGAGGCGCCGGGAAGGGACGAGGATTTGCAGGGGGAGCCGTTCGTCGGGCGGGCGGGCAAGCTTTTGGATAAAATTCTGGAAGCGACCGGGTTTCGCCGGGAAGAGGTGTATATTGCCAACGTTTTGAAATGCCGTCCGCCGGAAAACCGGGACCCCCAGCCCGATGAGATGGAAACCTGCTCCCCATATCTTTTGGAGCAGATTCGCTTAATCAATCCCAAATTCATCGTTTGCCTGGGCCGCATTGCCGCGATGCAGCTTCTGGAAACGAAACTCGCGCTCGGAAAACTGCGGGGCGCCTTCCACGACTTCAACGGCATCAAGGTGATGGTCACCTATCATCCGGCAGCGCTTTTGCGCTTTGCGGAATATAAAAAGGATGTCTGGGAGGATATGAAGGTTTTGAGAAAAGCGTATGACGGGGTGGTGTTGAAGTAA
- the dnaB gene encoding replicative DNA helicase, giving the protein MADRIRFETETETAERIPPSNLEAERAVLGAMLLDKEAIGRALEILDEDAFYRPAHQKIFRTMIKLYDASEAVDLTTLSEALVKSGELEEVGGRLFLVSLAEGVATSANIEYHSRIVLEKSTLRRMIETGTQIVSSCYDPTADVDELLDQAESKIFAISEVRTKEGFVPLGSILPHTFESIEEYHRQEGAITGLATGFTELDALTGGLQPSDLIVVAGRPSMGKTAFVLTICEQVAVEQQIPVAVFSLEMSKQQIAQRMLCSRARVSWHRMRTGRLANAEWTNLGIAVGPLSDAKIFVDDSPNIGILEMRAKARRLMSQHQIGLLVIDYMQLMHGPRGAESRQQEISIISRSLKGLAKELDIPVVALSQLSRQVEVRGGDRRPQLADLRESGAIEQDADVVAFIYRPEMYKIDRDKEGRSLEGVAEVIVAKQRNGPTGSVRLTFLKEYARFENMASLPEAVPSGGGPAPF; this is encoded by the coding sequence ATGGCCGACCGGATCCGGTTTGAAACCGAAACGGAAACCGCCGAGCGCATCCCTCCCAGCAATCTGGAGGCGGAGCGGGCCGTTTTGGGGGCGATGCTTCTGGACAAGGAGGCGATCGGCCGGGCGCTTGAAATCCTCGACGAGGATGCCTTTTACCGTCCCGCCCACCAAAAGATTTTCCGAACCATGATAAAACTCTACGACGCTTCCGAAGCCGTCGATTTGACCACCCTTTCGGAGGCGTTGGTCAAATCGGGTGAATTGGAGGAAGTGGGGGGGCGGCTTTTCCTGGTCTCGTTGGCCGAGGGGGTGGCCACCTCGGCCAACATCGAGTACCATTCCCGCATCGTTCTGGAAAAATCCACGCTTAGACGGATGATAGAGACCGGCACGCAAATCGTCTCCTCCTGCTACGACCCTACGGCGGACGTGGACGAGCTTCTGGACCAGGCGGAATCGAAAATCTTCGCCATTTCGGAAGTGCGGACCAAAGAGGGGTTCGTGCCTTTGGGCTCGATTTTGCCGCACACCTTTGAATCGATTGAGGAATACCATCGTCAGGAGGGGGCCATCACCGGGCTGGCGACCGGCTTTACGGAGCTGGATGCCTTGACCGGCGGGCTGCAGCCCTCCGATTTGATTGTGGTGGCGGGGCGCCCTTCGATGGGGAAAACGGCGTTTGTTTTGACCATCTGCGAGCAGGTCGCCGTGGAGCAGCAGATTCCGGTGGCGGTTTTTTCCTTGGAAATGTCCAAACAGCAAATCGCCCAGCGGATGCTCTGCAGCCGGGCGCGGGTTTCCTGGCACCGGATGCGCACGGGGCGGCTGGCGAACGCCGAGTGGACCAACCTGGGAATCGCCGTCGGGCCGCTTTCCGACGCGAAAATCTTTGTGGATGATTCCCCCAACATCGGCATACTCGAGATGCGCGCCAAGGCCCGCCGGCTGATGTCCCAGCACCAAATCGGGCTATTGGTCATCGACTATATGCAATTAATGCATGGTCCGCGCGGAGCGGAATCCCGCCAGCAGGAAATCTCCATCATCTCCCGCTCACTGAAGGGGCTTGCCAAGGAGCTGGACATCCCGGTGGTGGCGCTTTCCCAGCTTTCGCGCCAAGTGGAGGTGCGCGGCGGCGACCGCCGCCCGCAACTCGCGGATTTGCGGGAATCGGGCGCCATCGAGCAGGATGCCGACGTGGTGGCCTTCATTTACCGCCCCGAGATGTACAAAATCGACCGGGATAAGGAGGGCCGTTCCCTCGAAGGGGTGGCGGAGGTGATTGTCGCCAAGCAGCGCAACGGCCCGACCGGCTCCGTACGATTGACCTTCCTCAAGGAATACGCCCGCTTTGAGAATATGGCTTCCCTTCCAGAGGCTGTTCCATCGGGCGGCGGGCCGGCTCCGTTTTGA